A DNA window from Desulfobaccales bacterium contains the following coding sequences:
- the hpnA gene encoding hopanoid-associated sugar epimerase yields the protein MTHDGKTLVTGGTGFVGRAVVEELLAAGRTVRVLARNPDHPALTGLAVEVAVGDLRDAESLTRALTDCTRLFHVAADYRLWVPDPATMYASNVDGTRQLLTAATAQGLERVVYTSTVGTLGNPGNGTPGTEDTPVHLEDMVGHYKRSKFLAEAVALDFARQGLPLVVVNPSTPVGPWDSRPTPTGQMIVDFLKRRMPAYLETGLNLIHVRDVAKGHLLAEAKGQVGEKYILGHENLSLSQIFQLLAELTGLPAPTVKLPYWPVLGLAYLDEFFATYIRRKPPRMPVTAIRMAKKFMYFDNRKAIQYLGLTLSPVRQALAEAVDWFRQNGYA from the coding sequence TTGACGCATGACGGCAAAACCCTGGTGACTGGCGGAACCGGGTTTGTGGGCCGGGCAGTGGTGGAAGAACTTTTGGCTGCCGGGCGCACGGTGCGGGTCCTGGCCCGCAATCCCGATCATCCGGCCCTGACTGGCCTGGCGGTGGAAGTAGCCGTAGGCGACCTCAGGGACGCGGAGTCGCTTACGCGGGCCCTCACTGATTGCACCCGCCTTTTTCATGTGGCCGCGGACTATCGCCTTTGGGTGCCGGACCCCGCCACCATGTACGCCAGCAATGTGGACGGGACCCGGCAGTTGCTTACCGCGGCTACCGCTCAGGGCCTGGAGCGGGTGGTTTATACCAGCACTGTGGGCACCCTGGGCAACCCCGGAAACGGCACGCCCGGCACCGAGGACACCCCGGTCCACCTGGAAGACATGGTGGGCCACTACAAACGCTCCAAGTTCCTGGCCGAGGCGGTGGCCCTGGACTTCGCCCGCCAGGGCCTGCCCCTGGTGGTGGTCAATCCCAGCACCCCTGTGGGTCCCTGGGACTCCCGCCCCACCCCTACCGGCCAGATGATCGTGGATTTCCTCAAGCGCCGTATGCCGGCCTACCTGGAGACCGGCCTCAACCTCATCCACGTGCGGGATGTCGCCAAGGGCCACCTGCTGGCCGAAGCCAAGGGCCAGGTCGGGGAAAAATATATCCTGGGCCACGAAAACCTGAGCCTGTCCCAGATCTTTCAATTGCTGGCGGAACTCACCGGTCTTCCGGCCCCTACCGTAAAACTGCCCTACTGGCCGGTCCTGGGGCTGGCCTACCTAGATGAGTTCTTCGCCACCTATATCCGCCGGAAACCGCCCCGCATGCCGGTTACGGCCATCCGCATGGCTAAGAAATTTATGTACTTTGACAACCGGAAAGCGATACAATATTTAGGACTCACCTTATCACCGGTGCGCCAGGCCCTGGCCGAGGCGGTGGATTGGTTTCGCCAGAACGGTTATGCGTGA
- the hpnH gene encoding adenosyl-hopene transferase HpnH, translated as MRFPMSLSFDLTRYLMKKRLQGEEKFPLVLMLEPTHQCNLACQGCGRIQEYRDSLGQSLTLEECLGAVEECGAPVVTVTGGEPLIYPPVFELLQELVHRGKHIYLCSNAILMEKSLPKLPRSDRLTLSIHLDGLAPTHDGILGRPGVFNLAIKAIKAAKAQGFRVCTNTSIYKETDPGELEILFSYLGHIGVDGLLVSPAYSFAGVNDELFMSREEIKDKFIRLTGNGQRFKFFSTPLYLSFLRGERDYECTPWANPTRNPMGWRAPCYQIVDTHYPTFADMMKKTRWEDYGVGRDPRCAQCMMHSGFEPTVVRQMGGLTDIWTMLRWNLS; from the coding sequence TTGCGTTTCCCGATGAGTTTGAGTTTCGATTTAACCCGTTACCTCATGAAAAAACGGCTTCAGGGGGAGGAGAAATTTCCCCTGGTGTTGATGCTGGAGCCCACGCATCAGTGCAATCTGGCCTGTCAGGGCTGCGGCCGTATCCAGGAATACCGGGACAGTTTAGGACAATCCCTGACCCTGGAGGAGTGCCTGGGGGCTGTGGAAGAATGCGGCGCGCCGGTGGTCACCGTCACCGGGGGCGAACCCCTGATCTACCCTCCGGTCTTTGAGCTATTGCAAGAACTGGTACACCGCGGCAAGCACATCTACCTCTGCTCCAACGCCATCTTAATGGAAAAATCTCTACCAAAGCTGCCCCGCTCCGACCGCCTGACTCTGAGCATCCATTTGGATGGCCTGGCTCCTACCCACGACGGCATTTTGGGACGGCCGGGAGTATTCAACCTGGCCATTAAGGCCATTAAAGCCGCCAAGGCCCAGGGGTTCCGCGTCTGCACCAATACCTCCATCTATAAGGAAACCGATCCCGGGGAACTCGAAATTCTCTTTTCTTACCTCGGGCATATCGGGGTGGACGGCCTCCTGGTCTCGCCGGCTTACAGCTTTGCCGGGGTCAACGATGAGCTTTTTATGAGCCGGGAGGAGATCAAGGACAAGTTTATTCGCCTGACAGGCAACGGCCAGCGGTTCAAGTTCTTTAGCACGCCGCTCTACTTGAGCTTTCTCCGGGGGGAGCGGGACTACGAGTGCACCCCCTGGGCCAACCCCACCCGCAATCCCATGGGGTGGCGGGCCCCCTGCTACCAGATCGTGGATACCCACTATCCCACCTTCGCCGACATGATGAAAAAGACGCGTTGGGAGGACTACGGGGTGGGGCGGGACCCTCGCTGCGCCCAATGCATGATGCATTCCGGGTTCGAACCCACCGTGGTCCGCCAGATGGGCGGCCTGACGGATATCTGGACCATGCTCCGCTGGAATCTTAGTTGA
- a CDS encoding glycosyltransferase family 39 protein — translation MQTDFVVKRPSTPPSFDFRWMNGATLVVVCLGLFLPLFWQLPLLRSEAMYALIPQEMLTAGSWLTPTLNGAHYLDKPHLLYWLSLVSYKLLGVSEWSARVPTLTMTVGEVWLTYLIGRRLIGRIAAWLGGFVLITCIGFFVLHLQILTDHLITLSLLAALYCLVRWQEEPARRWSILFSLSLVAGFLSKGFIGLLFPVLICLIYAWQVKDRRPLRLLLSPWGIALAVIILAAWAVGSELANPGYLKFQIVNEQIMRFFGRRHPPDVNSFTITGFWLFLGIWLMPWTFILPSALYRFWQATRPGREEAPAARLLITWTAVILVFFTISSSRLEYYSLPAFPGLALILGWRIKRYLDTNGDRVIPWSLIALGLLGVSLLVLLPYLERVCVDNRREFSGMVSVLSPIARLASWFIPAAALMGAGAGLLKRRGLAVAGYGVLALGIAIFTFQSFASLTPVLCDKEAAEYVRQHAAPEDILIMGPIEEFEYGASLEYYARRHILMVQRNGLPQFPYPVDPAANYIISPERLQELWQGPKKVFLLLDDATPPEAFLSGAPAVLSLPSKRLLVNRP, via the coding sequence TTGCAGACAGATTTCGTGGTGAAACGCCCCTCAACCCCGCCCTCCTTTGATTTCCGTTGGATGAACGGCGCCACCCTGGTGGTGGTCTGCCTGGGCCTTTTCCTCCCCCTGTTCTGGCAATTGCCGCTCTTGCGGTCGGAAGCCATGTACGCCCTGATCCCCCAGGAGATGCTGACGGCCGGGTCCTGGCTGACCCCTACCTTAAACGGCGCACACTACCTGGATAAACCCCACCTGCTTTACTGGCTCAGCCTGGTGAGTTACAAGCTCCTGGGGGTCTCGGAATGGAGCGCGCGCGTCCCCACCCTGACCATGACGGTGGGGGAGGTCTGGCTCACCTATCTCATCGGCCGGCGACTCATCGGCCGGATTGCCGCCTGGTTGGGCGGCTTTGTCCTGATCACCTGCATCGGCTTTTTCGTTCTGCACCTGCAGATTCTCACCGATCACCTCATCACCCTGAGCCTGCTGGCGGCGTTGTACTGCCTGGTGCGCTGGCAGGAGGAACCGGCCCGGCGCTGGTCGATCCTGTTCTCCCTGTCCCTGGTGGCCGGATTTCTCAGTAAGGGTTTTATCGGACTGCTCTTTCCTGTTTTGATTTGTCTGATCTATGCATGGCAGGTTAAGGATCGCCGGCCGTTGCGGCTGTTGCTCTCGCCCTGGGGGATCGCCCTGGCCGTGATTATCCTGGCTGCCTGGGCAGTGGGGAGCGAACTGGCCAATCCCGGCTATCTCAAGTTCCAGATCGTCAACGAGCAGATCATGCGGTTTTTTGGCCGCCGTCATCCCCCCGACGTCAACTCCTTCACCATCACGGGATTTTGGCTGTTTTTGGGTATCTGGCTCATGCCCTGGACCTTCATCCTGCCGTCCGCCCTTTACCGTTTCTGGCAAGCAACGCGGCCGGGCCGGGAAGAGGCGCCGGCCGCCCGCCTGCTGATCACCTGGACCGCGGTAATCCTGGTGTTCTTTACTATATCCTCCAGCCGCCTCGAGTATTATTCCCTGCCCGCGTTCCCCGGCCTGGCTCTGATCCTGGGGTGGCGCATCAAACGCTATCTGGACACCAATGGAGACCGGGTCATTCCGTGGTCCCTCATCGCGTTGGGCCTCTTGGGGGTTTCGCTCCTGGTGTTGCTGCCCTACCTGGAACGGGTCTGCGTGGACAACCGGCGGGAATTCAGCGGCATGGTCAGCGTGCTCTCCCCCATTGCCCGGCTGGCTTCCTGGTTTATCCCGGCCGCGGCCCTGATGGGCGCGGGAGCCGGACTGCTTAAACGCCGCGGTTTGGCGGTAGCCGGCTATGGCGTCCTGGCCCTGGGGATAGCCATCTTCACCTTTCAAAGCTTTGCCAGCCTGACTCCGGTGCTCTGTGATAAGGAGGCGGCGGAATATGTCCGGCAGCATGCCGCTCCTGAGGATATCCTGATCATGGGGCCCATCGAAGAGTTCGAATATGGGGCCTCCCTGGAATACTATGCCCGGCGCCATATCCTCATGGTGCAGCGGAACGGTCTGCCTCAGTTTCCCTACCCCGTTGACCCCGCCGCAAACTACATCATCTCCCCGGAACGTCTGCAAGAATTGTGGCAGGGCCCCAAAAAGGTCTTTCTCCTCCTGGATGACGCCACCCCGCCGGAGGCGTTTCTCAGTGGGGCTCCTGCGGTGTTGAGTCTGCCGAGCAAGCGCCTGCTGGTCAATCGCCCTTAA
- a CDS encoding tetratricopeptide repeat protein, giving the protein MMGKYVRIATCLIVLLTWGMLPALAQVQYEQKEERVAPKALAQFQKGERLIQNNKFEEAIAAYREAIRIKPNYAQAYNQIGLAYACLNQYPEAVKAFKEAVQLQPQGGLAHENLGVAYIKMGHWQEARDVFQEAIRLHPESAEAHYNLGLAYGRLGRDQQARVQFDEAIRLQPEMAKAHVNLGLAYLNLGAMDKAGKALTEAAHLSPNDPQAHYALCLYYARKGDAQAAAREFQAVQKLDPKLAQRLSTLMRPAAAGKKKP; this is encoded by the coding sequence ATGATGGGAAAGTATGTTCGGATCGCCACTTGTCTGATTGTCCTGCTCACCTGGGGGATGCTCCCGGCCCTGGCTCAGGTGCAGTACGAACAGAAAGAGGAGAGGGTCGCTCCCAAGGCCCTGGCGCAGTTTCAGAAAGGCGAACGACTAATCCAAAACAACAAGTTCGAAGAGGCCATCGCGGCCTACCGGGAAGCCATCCGTATTAAGCCGAATTACGCCCAGGCCTATAACCAGATAGGTCTGGCCTATGCCTGTCTTAACCAGTATCCCGAGGCCGTCAAGGCCTTTAAAGAGGCCGTCCAGCTTCAGCCCCAAGGGGGGCTGGCCCATGAAAATCTGGGGGTCGCGTATATCAAAATGGGGCACTGGCAGGAGGCCCGGGACGTCTTTCAGGAGGCCATCCGGCTCCACCCGGAGAGCGCTGAAGCCCACTATAACCTGGGGCTGGCCTACGGCAGGCTGGGGCGGGACCAGCAAGCCCGGGTCCAGTTTGACGAAGCCATTCGGCTCCAGCCCGAGATGGCCAAGGCTCACGTGAACCTGGGGTTGGCTTATCTTAACCTGGGCGCGATGGATAAGGCCGGGAAAGCTCTCACAGAAGCAGCCCATTTGTCCCCCAACGACCCCCAAGCCCATTACGCCCTGTGTCTCTACTATGCCAGGAAAGGCGACGCCCAGGCTGCGGCCCGGGAATTCCAGGCGGTACAGAAATTGGACCCGAAACTGGCGCAAAGACTTTCTACCCTGATGCGCCCGGCGGCGGCCGGGAAAAAGAAGCCATAG
- a CDS encoding Sfum_1244 family protein yields MTAGLRALQKFSGKNGPMIPGTLIEEVRWNCDIASAGQSGHFSLCGMLLRLRQLYKWEHGLAPWQEPEVEAVLAWIARRESTWDDLEEASWRDLAWGDAAIDPFAVETLNAHLIPQKLAYGAGLSRGLTPTFFLGELLEERRIGGLTILVLGPELARDLDASPALCQGTLIYARRQALAFYLWDRLSDPTQQGNAYLQLALQAHNLRLKELVRDPEACQEQFQAFLAGELEAVIRHETGEAMEPSLKAAFPEVLERFPQTRVELFVRTLKDALADVNEWGRLAYIISEQNLPSLAVMLAWRPGLMPALLPELTPGFEKFMATGDWGAMEQARQQALARLRETAQGLNALLEATEAASDQWLQDEIKRCYLAPLGL; encoded by the coding sequence ATGACCGCCGGATTGAGAGCTTTGCAGAAATTTTCGGGAAAGAACGGCCCCATGATCCCCGGCACCCTGATTGAAGAAGTGCGTTGGAACTGCGACATTGCCAGCGCCGGGCAGTCCGGGCATTTCTCCCTGTGCGGCATGCTCTTGCGTCTGCGCCAGCTCTATAAGTGGGAGCACGGCCTGGCTCCCTGGCAGGAACCCGAAGTTGAGGCGGTCCTGGCGTGGATTGCGCGGCGGGAGTCCACCTGGGATGACCTGGAAGAGGCGTCTTGGCGGGACCTGGCCTGGGGGGACGCGGCTATCGACCCCTTTGCCGTGGAAACCCTCAACGCTCATCTCATTCCCCAAAAGCTGGCCTATGGCGCGGGCCTCAGCCGGGGCCTGACCCCCACCTTCTTCCTGGGGGAGCTTTTGGAGGAACGGCGCATTGGTGGCCTGACCATCCTGGTCCTGGGGCCGGAGCTGGCCCGAGACCTGGACGCCTCCCCGGCCCTGTGCCAGGGGACCTTGATCTATGCCCGCCGCCAGGCTTTGGCCTTCTATCTCTGGGACCGGTTGTCCGACCCCACCCAGCAGGGCAATGCCTACCTGCAACTCGCTTTGCAGGCTCATAATCTCCGCCTGAAGGAATTGGTCCGGGACCCCGAAGCCTGCCAGGAACAGTTCCAGGCCTTTTTAGCCGGGGAGTTGGAGGCGGTCATCCGCCACGAAACCGGCGAAGCCATGGAGCCTAGCCTGAAAGCCGCTTTTCCCGAAGTGCTGGAACGCTTCCCCCAGACCCGGGTGGAACTCTTTGTGCGGACCTTAAAAGACGCCCTGGCCGACGTCAACGAGTGGGGCCGTCTGGCCTATATTATCAGCGAGCAGAACCTGCCTTCCCTGGCGGTGATGCTGGCCTGGCGTCCGGGGCTGATGCCGGCGCTGCTGCCGGAGCTTACGCCGGGCTTTGAGAAATTTATGGCCACCGGAGACTGGGGCGCGATGGAACAGGCGCGCCAACAAGCCCTGGCCCGGCTGCGGGAGACCGCACAGGGCCTCAATGCCTTGCTGGAAGCAACGGAGGCTGCCTCCGACCAATGGCTTCAGGATGAAATCAAGCGGTGCTATTTGGCGCCGCTGGGGTTGTGA